From the Martelella mediterranea DSM 17316 genome, one window contains:
- a CDS encoding O-acetylhomoserine aminocarboxypropyltransferase: protein MENREPGFSTLSIHAGAAPDSATNARATPIYQTTSFVFNDSDHAAALFGLREFGNIYTRIMNPTTAVLEERVAALEGGSAALAVASGHAAQLLTFHMLMQPGDNFVAARRLYGGSINQFGHSFENFGWQVRWADSGDLDSFASQIDDRTKAIFIESLANPGGTFVDIEAIAKVAHDHGLPLIVDNTMATPYLVRPLAHGADIVVHSLTKFLGGHGNSMGGILVDGGTFDWSKSGKYPMLSEPRSEYGGLVIHEAFGNLAFALGARVLSLRDLGPAISPFNAFMIATGIETLPLRMQRHCDNALAVAKWLKQSDKVSWVSYCGLEDDPNHGLQQRYAPKGAGAVFTFGLKGGYEAGKTFVGGLELFSHLANIGDTKSLVIHPASTTHAQLTPEQQVAAGAGPDVVRLSIGIEDVNDIIADLEQALSKI, encoded by the coding sequence ATGGAAAACCGGGAACCGGGATTTTCGACGCTCTCGATCCACGCAGGCGCCGCGCCGGACAGCGCAACGAATGCGCGGGCGACGCCGATCTACCAGACGACCTCGTTCGTCTTCAACGATTCCGATCACGCCGCGGCGCTGTTCGGGCTCAGGGAATTCGGCAATATCTATACCCGCATCATGAACCCGACCACGGCCGTGTTGGAAGAGCGCGTCGCAGCGCTTGAAGGCGGTTCGGCGGCGCTCGCGGTTGCCTCCGGCCATGCCGCCCAGCTCCTGACCTTCCACATGCTGATGCAGCCCGGCGACAATTTCGTCGCGGCGCGTCGTCTCTATGGCGGTTCGATCAACCAGTTCGGCCATTCCTTCGAGAATTTCGGCTGGCAGGTGCGCTGGGCCGATTCCGGCGATCTCGACAGCTTCGCCTCCCAGATCGACGATCGCACCAAGGCGATCTTCATCGAGAGCCTTGCCAATCCCGGCGGCACCTTCGTGGATATCGAGGCGATCGCCAAGGTCGCGCATGACCACGGCCTGCCGCTGATCGTCGACAACACCATGGCGACGCCCTATCTGGTGCGCCCGCTTGCCCATGGCGCGGATATCGTCGTGCATTCGCTGACGAAGTTCCTTGGCGGCCACGGCAATTCCATGGGCGGCATCCTGGTCGATGGCGGCACGTTCGACTGGTCGAAGTCCGGCAAGTATCCGATGCTGTCGGAGCCGCGCAGCGAATATGGCGGCCTGGTGATCCACGAAGCCTTCGGCAACCTTGCCTTCGCGCTCGGCGCACGCGTGTTGAGCCTACGCGATCTCGGTCCCGCGATCTCGCCGTTCAACGCGTTCATGATCGCGACCGGCATCGAAACCCTGCCGCTGCGCATGCAGCGCCATTGCGACAATGCGCTCGCCGTCGCCAAATGGCTGAAGCAGTCGGACAAAGTGTCCTGGGTCAGCTATTGCGGGCTGGAGGATGATCCCAATCACGGGCTTCAGCAGCGCTACGCGCCCAAGGGGGCAGGGGCCGTCTTCACCTTCGGTCTCAAGGGCGGCTACGAGGCTGGCAAGACCTTTGTCGGCGGGCTCGAACTGTTCTCGCATCTCGCCAATATCGGCGACACCAAATCACTGGTTATCCACCCTGCATCCACAACCCATGCACAGCTTACGCCAGAACAGCAGGTTGCCGCCGGCGCAGGTCCGGATGTGGTGCGGCTGTCGATCGGCATCGAGGATGTCAATGACATCATCGCCGATCTTGAACAGGCTCTGAGCAAGATCTGA
- a CDS encoding DUF6455 family protein: MDFLIEGLAGTDNGAHGRHRANTIFPAISTAQFAFAEPRDAAEMTEMMKALNIDPVEAEFQYRRLYYGMEANCAGCRDKDRCRADLASNTAAENFRDYCDNEALLNEMRADPEMLRADG; encoded by the coding sequence ATGGATTTTTTGATTGAAGGCCTTGCGGGAACCGATAATGGCGCACACGGGCGGCATCGCGCAAATACGATCTTCCCCGCGATCTCCACGGCGCAATTCGCCTTCGCCGAGCCGCGTGACGCCGCGGAAATGACCGAAATGATGAAGGCGCTCAACATCGATCCGGTCGAGGCGGAATTCCAGTATCGCCGGCTCTATTACGGCATGGAGGCCAATTGCGCCGGCTGCCGCGACAAGGACCGCTGCCGCGCCGATCTCGCAAGCAATACCGCCGCGGAGAACTTCCGCGACTACTGCGACAACGAGGCTTTGCTGAACGAGATGCGTGCGGACCCGGAGATGCTACGCGCGGACGGCTGA
- a CDS encoding CoA-binding protein — protein MVQLKMDDSIIIDVLKSVRRIALVGASPKPERPSHRVMGFLMSKGYELVPVNPGLAGKTIHGETVYGSLSDIPGTIDMVDIFRASAFVGGVVDEALTLSPLPRVVWMQLDIRDDAAAERARARGLTVIMDRCPAIEYPRLIGA, from the coding sequence ATGGTACAACTTAAAATGGACGATTCAATTATTATCGATGTCCTGAAGTCGGTGCGACGCATCGCCCTCGTCGGCGCGTCCCCCAAGCCGGAGCGGCCCAGCCATCGGGTGATGGGTTTTCTGATGTCCAAGGGCTATGAGCTCGTGCCGGTCAATCCGGGTCTTGCCGGCAAGACGATCCACGGCGAGACCGTCTATGGCAGCCTCTCCGATATTCCGGGCACAATCGACATGGTCGATATCTTTCGCGCCTCGGCTTTCGTCGGCGGCGTGGTGGATGAGGCGCTGACACTCTCGCCGCTGCCGCGGGTCGTCTGGATGCAACTCGATATCCGTGACGATGCCGCTGCCGAGCGAGCGCGTGCGCGTGGTCTGACTGTCATCATGGACCGATGTCCGGCAATCGAATATCCGCGCCTGATCGGCGCCTGA
- a CDS encoding autotransporter outer membrane beta-barrel domain-containing protein, which translates to MTLFEAKVRGGRMTKVAGNAASYAPRATASVLALSMLALSSGAAYFGTGVSSAFAANECGVASGPNAVINCTDNEPYGITYNNLQGATVTLDSPSMRIGNGFLNTRGVRLTSSGGNALTLNADSYDRIYWPVVLQGDGAVAANFSGGEVRGGVLATANIVVTLAAGGTADHIGTVNLDGTTVSIGSALTSGTSAVIVNGNADGSEMAATITGGSSISIGGNNAFGVRLTGSGVGNTGSVVVDGASQISASNSVNIDISDPGLHKATAISVETSGASSSGYVSLSGDADVSASATNALTLAVATGISNTAGDGGVETIVDNASLSSTATSLLTSNAIGIDNQSTGGMAKATVKGGGSIWADADSLVTIGSGIQSWATAIRNVSDSQAAIVYVGESATLEAEADNLLGNATASGIINEGGLAGIVILEDGTITATGSATGRTEATGIANTAADGVAGVGGSASTLTVVATSSLGEAVAISVDNVAVLGDAEVAFEDGSQVNALADGLTNAQAVALNNDSQQGNASVRVDSASALHAEAIGGVEASASGVINSAGLEAIVILDEGTVTATGSAAGRTAATAVINTAADGFAGVGGSASTLTASATSTAGQALATAADNVSVMGDAEVIFQDATAVSATANGSSNAQAFAITNESQQGEAAVRVDTASTVDADATSTNSYAVATAIENRAETEARIRIRGGSTITATATGAASAGLGGFAAKSTGLLNASTAGDASTVIDDMSGVSAEAYSTTDNTSALAVNTFTSLGEARTVLDNGSKADALAQSQLDATALAVRNFSYDGGSRVELDNGSSISASADSVAGSASATGIMAVGVGGDAIVRLLGASDVSVDVSGSDVYAYGVMNTLSGAGMAGVAIDAGSVVDVGTFDQAGTTAYVTGVSNSAKDPLGMAYAAIKGLVSGTADALGVAEVFGVVNAASGGEAVIELSESAEVIAEGTSANDIATAVAVDNTNSAGLAKGVVAGAGRVTAFAEGALDTDATGFNNASANGNAALYLAETGSVSATGISDTASTEVKALNNLANDGDAYVELLDASLASAEADGQTATARAVANEVHGAGEAFLNLSAGSTLLAKATASDDARAAGATNFANEAGGMATAMVGGLIAVGADGDDEVEAGGVWNSSRFGDARMGVLGTSDIKVDVVGALAGSATGLRNVTGEGKARLVVDAGASIGVSAIGANYAEATGAENIAAGDGSARSSLAGMVSTSASSASGDAEAIGLYTETDGPGNAEAGVASTASITATSTATNGVASSIGVASQVFGSGDAYASSESGSSIETSATGSFGTLAIGIGALGVNGNATVVTGGDIALDASSAGDIFAAGAIAQVNNGGMASLTMTGGSITASASGAAAGLGTFTLGTGATYAINVLGGSVSADIGIKTDSEAGQTGTVMIGSDAAITAAGGHDGMALVDLDGAVTVTSTGTVVGTAWLGAGDDTFNLAGGSWTGDIQGEDGNDAFNWTGGALNSGFYGGAGNDTAYLGGGAIYDGTEVFDGGDGVDALTFDGVSATTAGSLIANWETFSLDNTMLTLTGGAITVGSTSDASQGIYLNGSTLQVNQSTVFNGNMFLNAGSTLSSVDGATGDAMTVTGNLTGGGTLAIDVDLANAVGDTLTVNGAYLGGVTTLSLNELSTGYASGKSIEIITLDGGEQGAFVLPGYNVSGAYAYALSEVGNQYFLTGDFSNATPVYEVLPELMLTLNRPDSLQDRVGERYWNLGDVSDPGYVWADFTGGREHYDGSEGTLNASYNADIYRLRMGVDGQFGETESGFAVGGLVFQYANATADVSSRVGGGDVVSQLFGLGATMTWYGNNGFYVDGQAFGNVINNDLTIAGTSTLNMQQSYGYSLSAETGYRFDVAPGWAMTPQAQLTWGSVNFDDFTGVYNEDVSLVNGDSLAARMGLQTDYRTSWTTATGEARSASLHGIANVYYDFTNDPSEVWVSGVNMSTDDGDWTGEIGIGGSYTWLNGKLGINGDVTASTGLENFGDSYGLTGKVRFQMQW; encoded by the coding sequence ATGACATTGTTTGAAGCGAAGGTGCGCGGCGGGCGCATGACGAAGGTCGCGGGTAACGCAGCGAGCTACGCTCCGCGCGCAACCGCATCGGTGCTCGCGCTCAGCATGCTCGCACTGTCGTCCGGAGCCGCCTATTTCGGTACGGGCGTTTCCTCGGCATTTGCGGCGAACGAGTGCGGGGTGGCGAGTGGTCCCAACGCGGTGATCAATTGTACCGACAACGAACCATACGGCATCACCTATAATAACCTGCAGGGTGCGACCGTTACTCTTGATTCTCCTAGCATGAGAATCGGCAATGGCTTCTTGAATACAAGAGGGGTTAGGCTCACTTCGAGCGGCGGTAATGCACTGACCCTCAACGCCGACAGCTACGACAGGATTTACTGGCCGGTTGTGCTTCAAGGCGATGGTGCGGTAGCCGCAAACTTTTCCGGCGGCGAGGTGCGGGGTGGGGTCCTCGCGACAGCCAATATTGTCGTCACGCTTGCGGCAGGTGGCACGGCCGATCATATCGGCACGGTCAACCTCGACGGCACGACGGTAAGCATCGGCTCGGCCCTGACGTCCGGGACCAGCGCCGTGATCGTGAACGGCAATGCCGATGGCTCTGAGATGGCGGCGACGATCACCGGTGGTTCATCCATCAGCATCGGTGGCAACAATGCCTTTGGCGTGCGCCTGACGGGCAGCGGCGTCGGCAATACCGGCTCTGTCGTGGTCGATGGCGCAAGTCAGATCAGTGCATCCAACAGCGTTAACATCGACATCAGCGATCCGGGTCTTCACAAGGCAACCGCGATCAGCGTCGAAACATCCGGTGCCTCCAGCTCTGGTTATGTGTCCCTTTCGGGCGATGCCGATGTCAGCGCATCGGCCACCAATGCCCTTACACTGGCCGTTGCCACCGGCATTTCCAACACTGCCGGCGACGGCGGCGTCGAAACCATTGTCGACAACGCATCGCTTTCGTCGACCGCGACTTCGCTCCTGACTTCAAACGCTATCGGCATTGACAACCAGAGCACCGGTGGCATGGCAAAGGCCACGGTCAAGGGTGGCGGATCAATCTGGGCCGATGCTGACAGCCTTGTTACCATCGGCAGCGGAATTCAGTCCTGGGCGACTGCGATCCGTAACGTCTCGGATTCCCAGGCTGCGATTGTTTACGTAGGCGAAAGCGCAACGCTTGAAGCCGAAGCCGATAACCTTCTCGGCAACGCGACTGCCTCGGGTATTATCAACGAGGGTGGTCTTGCCGGAATTGTTATTCTGGAAGACGGTACGATTACCGCAACAGGAAGCGCCACCGGCCGCACCGAAGCAACGGGCATCGCCAACACCGCTGCTGATGGGGTTGCCGGCGTCGGCGGCAGTGCCAGCACGCTGACGGTTGTCGCGACCAGCTCTCTGGGAGAGGCAGTGGCCATCTCGGTCGATAACGTTGCCGTTCTGGGCGATGCCGAAGTCGCTTTCGAGGATGGCAGCCAGGTCAACGCTCTCGCCGATGGCTTGACCAATGCGCAGGCCGTTGCCCTCAATAACGACTCGCAACAAGGCAATGCCTCCGTACGCGTGGATAGCGCAAGCGCCTTGCATGCCGAGGCAATTGGCGGCGTAGAGGCGAGTGCCTCCGGTGTTATCAACAGCGCCGGACTTGAGGCGATCGTGATTCTGGATGAAGGTACGGTCACGGCGACGGGAAGTGCGGCGGGCCGCACTGCGGCCACGGCGGTAATCAACACGGCTGCTGATGGTTTCGCCGGCGTCGGCGGCTCCGCCAGCACGCTGACAGCCTCTGCCACCAGCACCGCTGGTCAGGCACTGGCCACCGCCGCCGACAATGTGTCCGTTATGGGTGATGCCGAGGTCATCTTCCAAGATGCCACTGCGGTCAGCGCCACTGCCAATGGCTCGAGCAATGCCCAGGCCTTTGCCATCACCAACGAGTCGCAGCAGGGCGAAGCTGCTGTGCGCGTGGACACCGCCAGCACGGTGGACGCCGACGCCACCAGCACCAACAGCTACGCCGTGGCTACCGCAATCGAGAACCGGGCCGAGACCGAGGCGCGTATTCGTATTCGCGGCGGCAGCACGATCACGGCCACGGCGACGGGCGCGGCGAGCGCCGGTCTTGGCGGGTTTGCCGCCAAGTCGACCGGGCTGCTCAACGCCTCGACGGCGGGCGATGCCTCCACCGTCATCGACGATATGTCGGGCGTTTCGGCCGAGGCCTACAGCACCACGGACAACACCAGCGCTCTTGCGGTCAACACCTTCACGTCGCTTGGAGAGGCGCGCACCGTTCTCGACAACGGATCGAAGGCTGATGCCCTGGCCCAAAGCCAGCTTGATGCCACGGCCCTCGCGGTACGCAATTTTTCCTACGATGGCGGCAGCCGGGTCGAACTTGACAATGGCAGCAGCATCAGCGCCAGCGCGGACAGCGTTGCCGGCAGTGCCTCGGCGACCGGGATCATGGCCGTCGGGGTTGGTGGCGACGCCATCGTTCGTCTGCTGGGCGCGAGCGATGTTTCCGTCGACGTCAGCGGCAGCGATGTCTACGCCTATGGCGTGATGAACACCCTGAGCGGGGCCGGCATGGCCGGTGTCGCCATCGATGCGGGCAGCGTGGTCGATGTCGGCACGTTCGACCAGGCGGGAACGACCGCATACGTGACCGGCGTCAGCAACAGCGCCAAGGACCCGCTTGGCATGGCCTACGCTGCGATCAAGGGTCTGGTTTCCGGTACGGCGGATGCGCTCGGCGTTGCCGAAGTCTTTGGCGTCGTCAACGCTGCCTCGGGCGGCGAGGCCGTGATCGAACTCTCGGAATCGGCGGAAGTGATCGCGGAAGGCACGAGCGCGAATGACATCGCCACGGCCGTCGCGGTGGACAACACCAATTCCGCCGGTCTGGCGAAGGGCGTTGTGGCGGGAGCGGGCAGGGTCACTGCCTTTGCCGAAGGCGCGCTCGATACCGATGCGACCGGTTTCAACAACGCTTCAGCCAACGGTAATGCCGCGCTTTACCTTGCCGAAACGGGCAGCGTCAGCGCGACCGGGATCAGCGATACGGCTTCGACCGAGGTCAAGGCGCTCAACAACCTTGCCAATGACGGCGACGCCTATGTCGAACTGCTCGATGCCAGCCTTGCTTCGGCCGAGGCCGACGGCCAAACCGCCACGGCGCGCGCCGTGGCCAACGAAGTGCATGGCGCCGGCGAGGCCTTCCTGAACCTTTCGGCGGGCAGCACGCTGCTTGCCAAGGCGACGGCAAGCGATGATGCAAGGGCGGCGGGTGCGACCAACTTTGCCAACGAAGCCGGCGGAATGGCCACGGCCATGGTGGGTGGCCTGATCGCGGTCGGAGCTGACGGCGACGACGAAGTTGAGGCGGGCGGCGTCTGGAACAGCTCCCGCTTTGGCGATGCCAGAATGGGCGTTCTCGGAACGAGCGACATTAAGGTTGATGTCGTCGGTGCTCTCGCTGGCTCGGCCACCGGGCTGCGCAACGTGACGGGTGAGGGCAAGGCCCGGCTCGTCGTTGACGCGGGCGCTTCGATCGGCGTGTCCGCTATCGGAGCAAACTATGCAGAAGCGACCGGCGCGGAAAACATCGCCGCAGGCGACGGCAGCGCCCGTTCCAGCCTGGCCGGCATGGTCTCGACATCGGCGAGCAGTGCCAGCGGTGATGCCGAAGCAATAGGCCTGTATACCGAAACGGATGGTCCTGGCAACGCTGAGGCGGGCGTGGCGTCGACGGCTTCGATTACCGCGACTTCGACGGCAACCAATGGAGTTGCAAGTTCCATCGGCGTTGCCAGCCAGGTCTTTGGCTCCGGCGATGCCTATGCATCGTCCGAATCTGGTTCCTCTATCGAGACTAGCGCGACCGGCAGTTTCGGCACTCTGGCCATCGGCATCGGCGCGCTTGGGGTAAATGGCAACGCGACCGTCGTGACCGGGGGCGATATCGCGCTCGATGCAAGCTCTGCCGGTGATATCTTCGCGGCCGGGGCCATCGCACAGGTCAACAATGGCGGCATGGCCAGCCTGACGATGACCGGCGGGTCGATTACCGCTTCGGCTTCCGGCGCGGCTGCCGGGCTCGGTACCTTCACGCTCGGGACGGGCGCAACCTACGCCATCAACGTGCTTGGCGGTTCCGTTTCTGCCGATATCGGCATCAAAACCGACTCCGAAGCCGGGCAGACCGGCACGGTGATGATCGGCTCCGATGCCGCGATCACGGCTGCCGGCGGCCATGACGGCATGGCGCTTGTCGATCTCGACGGCGCGGTCACCGTGACCTCGACCGGCACGGTCGTCGGCACGGCATGGCTTGGCGCGGGCGATGACACCTTCAATCTGGCCGGCGGTTCCTGGACTGGCGATATCCAGGGCGAAGACGGCAATGATGCCTTCAACTGGACCGGCGGCGCGCTCAACAGCGGTTTCTACGGCGGCGCTGGAAACGACACCGCCTATCTCGGCGGCGGCGCGATCTACGACGGCACCGAGGTGTTTGATGGCGGCGATGGCGTCGATGCGCTGACCTTCGACGGCGTTTCGGCGACGACGGCGGGTTCGCTCATCGCCAACTGGGAAACCTTCAGCCTCGACAACACCATGCTGACGCTGACGGGCGGGGCGATCACCGTCGGTTCGACTTCGGACGCGTCGCAGGGGATCTACCTCAACGGTTCGACGCTTCAGGTCAACCAGAGCACCGTCTTCAACGGCAACATGTTCCTGAACGCCGGCTCGACGCTTTCGTCGGTTGATGGGGCAACGGGTGATGCCATGACGGTGACGGGTAACCTCACCGGCGGCGGTACGCTCGCGATCGATGTCGATCTGGCCAATGCGGTGGGCGACACGCTCACGGTCAACGGCGCCTATCTCGGCGGCGTGACCACGCTTTCGCTGAATGAGCTTTCGACGGGTTACGCCTCGGGCAAGTCGATCGAAATCATCACGCTTGACGGCGGCGAGCAGGGCGCCTTCGTTCTGCCGGGCTACAATGTCTCGGGTGCCTATGCCTACGCTCTGAGCGAGGTCGGCAATCAGTACTTCCTGACGGGCGATTTCTCCAACGCCACGCCGGTCTACGAGGTTCTGCCCGAGCTGATGCTTACGCTGAATCGCCCCGACTCGCTGCAGGATCGCGTCGGCGAGCGCTACTGGAACCTCGGTGATGTTTCCGATCCGGGCTATGTCTGGGCCGATTTCACCGGCGGCCGCGAGCATTATGACGGTAGCGAAGGCACGTTGAACGCCTCCTACAATGCCGATATCTACCGGCTTCGCATGGGCGTTGATGGCCAATTCGGCGAAACCGAGAGCGGCTTTGCGGTCGGCGGCCTGGTGTTCCAGTATGCCAACGCCACGGCTGACGTCAGCTCCCGTGTTGGCGGCGGCGATGTCGTCAGCCAGCTGTTTGGCCTCGGGGCGACGATGACCTGGTATGGCAATAACGGCTTCTACGTCGATGGTCAGGCGTTCGGCAATGTCATCAACAATGACCTCACGATCGCAGGAACGTCGACGCTCAACATGCAGCAGTCCTATGGCTACTCGCTGTCGGCTGAGACGGGTTACCGCTTCGACGTGGCGCCGGGCTGGGCGATGACCCCGCAGGCGCAGCTCACCTGGGGCTCGGTCAACTTCGATGACTTCACCGGCGTCTACAATGAAGACGTATCGCTGGTGAATGGCGACAGCCTCGCGGCGCGCATGGGTCTGCAGACCGATTACCGCACCAGCTGGACCACCGCGACGGGTGAAGCTCGCAGCGCTTCGCTCCACGGTATTGCCAACGTCTATTACGACTTCACCAACGATCCGAGCGAAGTCTGGGTCTCTGGCGTCAACATGTCGACCGACGATGGCGACTGGACCGGCGAGATCGGTATTGGCGGCAGCTATACCTGGCTCAACGGCAAGCTCGGCATCAATGGCGACGTGACGGCATCGACCGGGCTGGAGAACTTCGGCGACAGCTACGGCCTCACCGGCAAGGTCCGCTTCCAGATGCAGTGGTAA
- the pstS gene encoding phosphate ABC transporter substrate-binding protein PstS — MKIGNFSKGAKVAAVAVAMAVSGTFAHAADTSLTGSGASFPFPLYSAWFKDFGQKTGIEVNYQAKGSGGGIEDFTNRVVDFAASDAAMNDEEIAKIDGGVVLLPMTAGEVVLAYNLDGVSELKLPRDVYPKIFLGEITKWNDEAIAAANEGVELPDENITVVVRSDSSGTNFNFTNHLAAISEEFNSTVGGGKTVPWPKASNFVAAPGNQGITATVKQTPGAIGYIEYGYAQQTNTPYAMLENQAGNFVKAGPEAGSAALASAELDANNVAFITDPKGEQAYPIATFTWMLFYKSGQDADTVAALKEMVNYGLTTGQTMADKLGYIPLPENIIEINKKSLEEIGG, encoded by the coding sequence ATGAAAATCGGAAATTTTTCCAAGGGCGCTAAGGTTGCTGCCGTTGCCGTCGCCATGGCCGTCTCCGGCACTTTCGCTCACGCCGCCGACACGTCGCTGACCGGCTCGGGCGCCTCCTTCCCCTTCCCGCTCTATTCGGCCTGGTTTAAGGATTTTGGCCAGAAGACCGGCATTGAAGTCAACTACCAGGCCAAGGGTTCCGGTGGCGGTATCGAAGACTTCACCAACCGCGTTGTCGACTTCGCAGCCTCCGACGCCGCCATGAACGACGAAGAAATCGCCAAGATCGACGGCGGCGTCGTTCTGCTGCCGATGACGGCCGGTGAAGTCGTTCTCGCTTACAATCTCGACGGCGTTTCCGAACTGAAGCTGCCGCGCGACGTCTATCCGAAGATCTTCCTCGGCGAAATCACCAAGTGGAACGACGAAGCGATCGCCGCCGCCAATGAAGGCGTCGAACTCCCCGACGAAAACATCACCGTTGTCGTTCGCTCTGACTCGTCGGGCACCAACTTCAACTTCACCAACCACCTTGCTGCCATCTCCGAAGAGTTCAACAGCACTGTTGGCGGTGGCAAGACCGTTCCGTGGCCGAAGGCTTCGAACTTCGTTGCCGCTCCGGGCAACCAGGGCATCACCGCCACGGTCAAGCAGACCCCCGGCGCGATCGGCTACATCGAATATGGTTACGCCCAGCAGACCAACACGCCTTACGCCATGCTGGAAAACCAGGCCGGCAACTTCGTGAAGGCTGGTCCGGAAGCTGGTTCCGCCGCTCTCGCTTCGGCCGAGCTCGACGCAAACAACGTTGCTTTCATCACCGACCCGAAGGGCGAGCAGGCCTACCCGATCGCCACCTTCACCTGGATGCTGTTCTACAAGTCCGGCCAGGACGCCGACACGGTTGCGGCTCTGAAGGAAATGGTCAATTACGGCCTGACCACCGGCCAGACCATGGCCGACAAGCTGGGCTACATCCCGCTGCCGGAAAACATCATCGAAATCAACAAGAAGTCGCTCGAAGAAATCGGCGGCTGA
- the pstC gene encoding phosphate ABC transporter permease subunit PstC — MAKTSKPVPPSNGSVSRPPTAFEYGYDKSFRFLTFFAGLLIVVLLAYIFWKIGGQAAPAMRQYGLSFLTTVEWNPNTNEFGILAEIWGTLYSSFLALIFGGGLGIAVAIFLTQGFLNARLAWVFRLIVEMLAAIPSVVFGLWGIYVLIPAIRPMASWLHDTLPFIPFFSTNLAGPGMFPAMIVLSIMILPTVAAISQDAFKAIPMKIQEAAYGMGTTKWEAIRKVIIPTASGGIFASLVLGFGRALGETMALAMLIGNSQQVSLSLFSPATTLASLLASTFPEAGANQIGPLMYAAVALLVITMAVNIIGTIIMSYTSRQTVT, encoded by the coding sequence ATGGCCAAAACATCGAAACCCGTCCCGCCAAGCAATGGCAGCGTGTCGCGCCCGCCGACCGCTTTCGAGTACGGTTACGACAAATCCTTCCGCTTCCTGACATTCTTCGCCGGTCTCCTGATCGTTGTCCTGCTGGCCTATATTTTCTGGAAGATCGGCGGGCAGGCAGCACCTGCCATGCGCCAATACGGCCTGAGCTTCCTGACGACCGTGGAATGGAACCCCAATACCAACGAGTTCGGCATTCTGGCTGAGATCTGGGGTACGCTCTATTCCTCGTTTCTGGCATTGATCTTCGGCGGCGGCCTCGGCATAGCGGTCGCGATCTTTCTGACGCAGGGCTTCCTCAATGCCCGTCTGGCATGGGTGTTCCGCCTCATCGTCGAAATGCTGGCCGCGATCCCCTCGGTCGTTTTCGGCCTCTGGGGCATCTATGTGCTGATCCCGGCGATCCGCCCGATGGCGAGCTGGCTGCACGACACCCTGCCCTTCATTCCTTTCTTTTCCACCAATCTGGCCGGCCCCGGCATGTTCCCGGCCATGATCGTGCTGTCGATCATGATCCTGCCGACCGTCGCGGCGATCTCCCAGGACGCCTTCAAGGCGATCCCTATGAAGATCCAGGAAGCGGCCTACGGCATGGGCACCACCAAGTGGGAAGCGATCCGCAAGGTCATCATCCCCACGGCCTCCGGCGGCATTTTCGCCTCGCTCGTTCTCGGTTTCGGCCGCGCGCTCGGCGAGACCATGGCGCTCGCCATGCTGATCGGCAACTCGCAGCAAGTTTCGCTCTCGCTGTTTTCGCCGGCGACGACCCTGGCATCGCTCCTGGCCTCCACCTTCCCCGAAGCCGGCGCCAACCAGATCGGCCCGCTGATGTATGCCGCCGTCGCCCTGCTGGTGATCACCATGGCCGTCAACATCATCGGCACGATCATCATGAGCTACACCTCGCGCCAGACTGTAACGTAA